The sequence ACAACTTCTAAAAATAAAAGAAATAATAGTGAAAGAATTGAAATGAAAAAGTATTGTAAGTTTTGTAAGGAGCATACTATTCACAAGGAAACAAGATAATATAGAATACACATAAGTAAGGATGTGAATTAAATGTCTTCTAAGGCTAATAAGAAAAAGAAGGGTAAAGTGGGAACCTATTTTAAAGGTGTAAGGGCAGAGACAAAAAAAGTTTTATGGCCTTCTAAAAG comes from Tissierellales bacterium and encodes:
- the rpmG gene encoding 50S ribosomal protein L33, coding for MRENVTLACTECKQRNYTTSKNKRNNSERIEMKKYCKFCKEHTIHKETR